Proteins encoded in a region of the Spiroplasma endosymbiont of Amphimallon solstitiale genome:
- a CDS encoding ankyrin repeat domain-containing protein, with the protein MKENSFQKNISIGSGNSALTKAAKKGYLNIVKFLVENDADVNHIINYNKESALTRAAQNNHLDVIKFLVENNADINHTNQNGKTALILIADNNNIEGVKFLIENGAKIECIDNFWESINKVNLEVKEYLQSWILNSSKNEINSPNSSNQPTTNIKKQSLLMI; encoded by the coding sequence TTAAAAGAAAATTCTTTTCAAAAAAATATATCAATTGGTAGTGGTAATAGCGCTTTAACAAAAGCCGCCAAAAAAGGATATTTAAATATAGTTAAATTTTTAGTTGAAAACGATGCCGATGTTAATCATATAATTAATTATAATAAAGAAAGTGCTTTAACACGAGCTGCTCAAAATAATCACTTAGATGTTATTAAATTTTTAGTAGAAAATAACGCTGATATTAATCATACAAATCAAAATGGTAAAACTGCCTTAATCCTAATTGCTGATAATAATAATATTGAGGGAGTTAAGTTTCTAATAGAAAATGGTGCTAAAATTGAATGTATAGATAATTTTTGAGAATCAATAAATAAAGTGAATCTAGAAGTGAAAGAATATTTGCAATCATGAATTTTAAACTCAAGTAAAAATGAAATAAATTCACCTAACTCTAGTAATCAACCAACAACAAATATCAAAAAACAAAGTTTGCTAATGATCTAA
- a CDS encoding VWA domain-containing protein encodes MEQLIESHVSQILETKLKKMSLSETNLSSFAWFKKNFAWLASEFDQQISHFYLNEVLEKSKNIVISPIIKGELRLYFWVMINGIDRLKNNWQEIYTRAKILDSPMINYFHYFQEKFKDRKLNSKLTFDNFTRHWESLIVQRIVNYKLFETMQMRQKYLTMWSNNIKIINEVRHIVGFAWNFFGRFWEGDLNDFKKINLNIIIQYGEILNKNPAIIEIARLLGRWKGISGLTEKQVHQKVQIEYELKPLGKWPEEIVGITEGKDLEHLLPLELVNLAIPELNAIFYKKFVEEKLAITEFESMDLVATEHLVEEVVEVPIPESEGPFILCIDTSKSMSHSPEIIAKSIVLAISKIALQEKRPCYMINFSGKFETYDLSNLVSSIPNLIHFLGHSFKGHTNINPAISHALTIMQSKTYHNADLLVVSDFLSANITKNNINLMLQLKAKANRFHAINIASSTLPNNFKKYFTNYWHYDPRDPFAARKIALNLAKTKNKS; translated from the coding sequence ATGGAACAATTAATTGAATCCCATGTTTCACAAATTTTAGAAACTAAATTGAAAAAAATGTCTTTATCAGAAACAAATTTAAGTAGCTTTGCTTGATTTAAAAAAAATTTTGCTTGATTAGCTTCAGAATTTGATCAACAAATTAGTCATTTTTATTTAAATGAAGTTTTAGAAAAAAGTAAAAATATTGTTATTAGTCCCATCATTAAAGGAGAATTACGATTATATTTCTGAGTTATGATTAATGGTATTGATAGATTAAAAAATAATTGACAAGAAATTTACACTAGGGCAAAAATTCTTGATTCACCAATGATTAATTATTTTCATTATTTTCAGGAAAAATTTAAGGATCGTAAACTTAATAGTAAATTAACTTTTGATAATTTTACAAGACATTGAGAAAGTTTAATTGTTCAAAGAATTGTAAATTATAAATTATTTGAAACTATGCAAATGCGTCAAAAGTATTTAACAATGTGAAGTAATAATATTAAAATTATTAATGAAGTAAGACATATTGTTGGTTTTGCTTGAAATTTTTTTGGACGATTTTGAGAAGGAGATTTAAATGATTTTAAAAAAATTAATTTAAATATTATTATACAATATGGTGAAATTTTAAATAAGAATCCAGCTATTATTGAAATTGCTAGACTACTTGGTCGTTGAAAAGGAATTTCAGGTTTAACAGAAAAGCAGGTTCATCAAAAAGTACAAATTGAATATGAATTAAAGCCATTAGGAAAATGACCTGAAGAAATAGTAGGAATTACCGAGGGTAAAGATTTAGAACATTTATTACCATTAGAATTAGTTAATCTTGCTATTCCAGAGTTAAATGCTATTTTTTATAAAAAATTTGTTGAAGAAAAGTTAGCAATTACAGAGTTTGAATCAATGGATTTAGTTGCTACTGAACATCTTGTTGAAGAAGTTGTAGAAGTACCAATTCCCGAAAGTGAAGGCCCTTTTATCTTATGCATTGATACATCTAAATCGATGAGTCATAGTCCAGAAATTATTGCAAAATCAATTGTGCTTGCTATTAGTAAAATTGCTTTACAAGAAAAAAGACCATGCTATATGATCAATTTTTCTGGTAAATTTGAAACTTATGATTTATCTAATTTAGTTTCATCAATTCCCAATCTAATTCATTTTTTAGGTCATAGTTTTAAAGGACATACTAATATTAATCCAGCTATTAGTCATGCTTTAACAATTATGCAATCTAAAACATATCATAATGCAGACTTATTGGTAGTTTCTGATTTTTTATCTGCTAATATTACTAAAAATAATATTAATTTAATGTTGCAACTAAAAGCAAAAGCTAATCGCTTTCATGCTATTAATATTGCTTCTTCAACATTACCTAATAATTTTAAAAAATATTTTACTAATTATTGACATTATGATCCTCGCGATCCATTTGCTGCGCGAAAAATTGCATTAAATTTAGCTAAAACTAAAAATAAATCTTAA
- a CDS encoding AAA family ATPase — MSTDSLLSKRIEQLIKVISADVYEKETVFKLAILALLSGESIFLLGLPGIAKSLISRRIKYALHEGRNFEYLMNRFSTPEEIFGPISIKDLLKGNYVRIIDQYLPAVDIAFLDEIWKAGPSIQNTLLTIINEKIFRNGGVDIKVPLKLLISASNELPESGKGLEALFDRFIIRMIVYGLTNEENFNDMLESITSLEVKVPLELQIKTSEYEKWLKELETTVTLSKETLNFISRFRKILTEATNGKAYISDRRWKKIAKLIKASAYYNGRTTTDKPDLLIIPYCIWDNEDQEKEYTKLFNEAYCEDLTYTLKQNQIELESELETLSNNAENIKDSQNQPSIYSNPFSEQIKGIYYRLLWHSDEFPICFISRKDFQLLLRRNKKSHNIQLFYGKSLSKMEGNQKFELQLKNSSELINITNNSIIQVELTNTDSKSQFGNINSQMKDLKQQINELKVHFEQEYHSLSKTDSIFFDEQFKSLLEMAFFDKISQIPEAETETTLSSESLTEDSPITIPNVNDTNNNNSDIN; from the coding sequence TACAGATAGTTTACTTTCTAAGCGAATTGAACAATTAATTAAAGTAATTAGCGCTGATGTTTATGAAAAAGAAACTGTTTTTAAACTTGCTATTTTGGCGTTATTATCAGGAGAATCAATATTTTTATTAGGATTACCAGGAATTGCTAAATCATTAATTTCACGACGAATTAAATATGCGCTCCATGAAGGGCGAAATTTTGAATATTTAATGAATCGTTTTTCTACTCCAGAAGAAATTTTTGGACCAATCTCAATCAAAGATTTATTAAAAGGTAACTATGTAAGAATTATTGATCAATATTTGCCTGCTGTTGATATTGCTTTTTTGGATGAAATTTGAAAAGCAGGCCCTTCAATTCAAAATACATTACTAACTATTATTAATGAAAAAATCTTTCGTAATGGTGGTGTTGATATCAAAGTACCATTAAAACTATTAATTTCAGCTTCCAATGAGTTACCAGAAAGTGGTAAAGGTTTAGAAGCTTTATTTGATCGTTTTATTATTAGAATGATAGTTTATGGTTTAACTAATGAAGAAAATTTTAATGATATGTTAGAAAGTATTACTAGTTTAGAAGTAAAAGTTCCACTTGAATTACAAATTAAAACTTCTGAATATGAAAAGTGATTAAAAGAATTGGAAACTACTGTTACTTTAAGCAAAGAAACATTAAATTTTATTTCTCGTTTTCGTAAAATTTTAACAGAAGCAACTAATGGTAAAGCTTACATTTCTGATCGAAGATGAAAAAAAATTGCTAAATTAATAAAAGCTTCAGCTTATTATAATGGTAGAACAACTACTGATAAGCCTGATTTATTGATTATTCCTTACTGTATTTGAGATAATGAAGATCAAGAAAAAGAATATACAAAACTTTTCAATGAAGCATATTGTGAAGATTTAACTTACACATTGAAACAAAATCAGATTGAACTGGAAAGTGAGTTGGAAACATTAAGTAATAATGCCGAAAACATTAAAGATAGTCAAAATCAACCATCTATTTACTCCAATCCATTTTCTGAACAAATTAAAGGCATATATTATCGTTTATTATGACATAGTGATGAATTTCCAATTTGTTTTATTAGTAGAAAGGATTTTCAGTTATTATTACGACGTAATAAAAAGAGTCATAATATTCAATTATTTTATGGTAAAAGTTTAAGTAAAATGGAAGGTAATCAGAAGTTTGAGTTGCAATTAAAGAATTCTAGTGAGTTAATAAATATTACAAATAATTCTATAATTCAAGTTGAATTAACTAATACTGATAGTAAATCACAATTTGGAAATATTAATAGTCAAATGAAAGATTTAAAGCAACAAATTAATGAATTAAAAGTACATTTTGAACAAGAATATCATAGTTTAAGTAAAACCGATTCTATATTTTTTGATGAACAATTTAAATCACTATTAGAAATGGCATTTTTTGATAAAATTTCACAAATACCCGAAGCAGAAACCGAAACGACTCTTTCATCAGAATCACTAACTGAAGATTCACCAATAACTATTCCAAATGTTAATGATACTAATAATAATAATTCTGATATTAATTAA